The following proteins come from a genomic window of Lolium rigidum isolate FL_2022 chromosome 5, APGP_CSIRO_Lrig_0.1, whole genome shotgun sequence:
- the LOC124657081 gene encoding glucose-6-phosphate isomerase 1, chloroplastic-like, translating to MAPHASHAGAALARLPLRRTPNSLPKQASLSLRATKDSDGFRPLVSEKPEWPAPAKREGLEVFGREASNGEEDGQVQGEPAPWSVLNQLGVELDSDSSYTALVYGSSALVAIWMSSIVVSALDSVPVVPQVMEVVGLGFTVWFTSRYLIFKENRDELITRIGSIKKQPKLELDEDDMAEFVELDRQFMADTESAATKLEEEDGARSRKLDDMLLSVCPLLFPSRKDRLSPLSLSPSVSAVQIFPPPAAGDSASHTCDSPPCRRERRNGRVHPPGRCPPRPPPPMASISGAAAPPSSSPCRLRLRRQLLLRPSHLRLRAPHSIASSPHSSSSSSSHAPAPPLASKQPAHAVEKDPIKLWDRYVDWLYQHKELGLFVDVSRMAFTAEFLHRMEPLLQRAFVAMGELEKGAIANPDEGRMVGHYWLRDPGLAPNSFLRTKIENTVDHILAFSQDVVSGKIKPPSSQAGRFTQILSIGIGGSSLGPQFVSEALAPDNPPLKIRFIDNTDPAGIDHQIAQLGAELASTLVIVISKSGGTPETRNGLLEVQKAFRDAGLEFSKQGVAITQENSLLDNTARIEGWLDRFPMFDWVGGRTSELSAVGLLPAALQGIDVKEMLIGAALMDEETRNTVVKENPAALLALSWYWATEGVGNKDMVVLPYKDSLLLLSRYLQQLVMESLGKEFDLDGNRVNQGLTVYGNKGSTDQHAYIQQLREGVHNFFVTFIEVLRDRPPGHDWELEPGVTCGDYLFGMLQGTRAALYSNDRESISVTVQEVTPRAVGALVALYERAVGIYASLVNINAYHQPGVEAGKKAAGEVLALQKRVLTVMNEASCKDPAEPLTLEQIADRCHCPEDIEMIYKIIQHMAANDRALIAEGSCGSPRSVKVYLGECNVDDL from the exons ATGGCGCCCCACGCCTCCCACGCCGGCGCCGCGCTCGCgcgcctccccctccgccgcacCCCGAACTCCCTGCCAAAGCAAG CCTCGCTGTCCCTCCGCGCGACCAAGGACTCGGACGGGTTCAGGCCTCTGGTCTCCGAGAAGCCCGAGTGGCCGGCACCAGCGAAGCGGGAGGGATTGGAGGTCTTCGGCCGGGAGGCGAGCAATGGGGAGGAAGACGGCCAGGTGCAGGGCGAACCGGCTCCCTGGAGCGTTCTCAACCAGCTCGGTGTTGAG TTGGATTCTGACAGTTCATATACTGCTCTAGTCTATGGGTCATCTGCCCTTGTTGCTATTTGGATGTCATCAATAGTGGTTTCTGCACTTGATTCAGTCCCAGTG GTTCCTCAGGTGATGGAAGTTGTTGGCCTTGGCTTCACTGTCTGGTTCACCTCACGATATCTGATATTTAAG GAGAACAGGGACGAGTTGATCACCAGAATTGGCTCCATCAAGAAGCAG CCCAAGCTCGAGCTCGACGAGGACGACATGGCGGAGTTCGTGGAGCTCGATAGACAGTTCATGGCCGACACTGAAAGCGCGGCGACgaagctggaggaggaggatggggcGAGGAGTAGAAAACTGGACGACATGCTC CTCTCCGTGTGTCCCCTCCTGTTCCCCTCACGCAAAGATCGCCTGTCACCTCTCAGCCTCTCGCCGTCGGTCTCCGCCGTTCAGATCTTTCCGCCCCCGGCCGCCGGCGACAGCGCCTCTCACACGTGCGACTCCCCGCCGTGCCGCCGCGAGCGCAGGAACGGCCGCGTCCACCCGCCAGGACGCTG cccacCGCGACCTCCGCCGCCGATGGCGTCAATctccggcgcggcggcgccgccctcttcctccccctgccgcctccgtctccggcggcagctcctcctgcgcccgtcccacctccgcctccgcgcgccCCACTCCATCGCCTCCTCCccccactcctcctcctcctcctcctcccacgccCCGGCCCCGCCGCTCGCATCCAAGCAGCCCGCGCACGCGGTCGAGAAGGACCCGATCAAGCTCTGGGACCGCTACGTGGACTGGCTCTACCAGCACAAGGAGCTCGGCCTCTTCGTCGACGTCAGCCGCATGGCCTTCACCGCCGAGTTCCTCCACCGGATGGAGCCGCTCCTGCAGCGGGCCTTCGTCGCCATGGGGGAGCTCGAGAAGGGCGCCATCGCCAACCCCGACGAGGGCCGCATGGTCGGCCACTACTGGCTCCGCGACCCCGGGCTCGCGCCCAACTCCTTCCTCCGCACCAAGATCGAGAACACCGTCGACCACATCCTCGCATTCTCGCAGGACGTCGTATCGGGCAAG ATTAAACCTCCGTCATCTCAGGCTGGTCGTTTTACCCAAATACTCTCTATAGGAATTGGAGGATCATCTTTGGGGCCTCAGTTTGTTTCTGAGGCGCTTGCGCCCGATAACCCCCCGTTGAAG ATACGATTTATTGACAATACCGATCCTGCTGGAATCGATCATCAAATTGCTCAACTAGGGGCAGAACTTGCATCTACTCTTGTAATTGTAATCTCAAAG AGTGGTGGTACACCTGAAACACGGAATGGTCTACTAGAAGTACAAAAGGCCTTCAGAGATGCTGGATTGGAATTCTCGAAACAG GGTGTTGCAATTACTCAAGAAAATTCTTTATTAGATAACACTGCCAGAATAGAGGGGTGGTTAGATCGTTTTCCTATGTTTGATTGGGTTGGTGGTAGAACATCAGAATTGTCAGCTGTGGGGTTACTTCCAGCTGCATTGCAG GGTATCGATGTCAAGGAAATGCTTATTGGTGCAGCACTAATGGATGAAGAGACCAGGAACACTGTG GTTAAGGAAAATCCAGCAGCATTACTTGCATTATCTTGGTATTGGGCTACAGAAGGAGTAGGCAATAAG GATATGGTTGTACTTCCGTACAAGGACAGTCTGCTACTTTTGAGTAGATATTTGCAACAACTTGTCATGGAATCTCTTGGGAAAGAGTTTGACCTTGATGGCAATCGG GTTAATCAAGGGCTAACTGTATATGGTAACAAAGGAAGCACAGACCAGCATGC CTACATTCAACAGCTGAGAGAAGGGGTGCACAACTTCTTCGTTACTTTTATCGAGGTTTTGCGTGACAGGCCTCCCGGTCATGATTGGGAGCTTGAACCTGGAGTTACATGTGGTGATTACTTGTTTGGGATGTTGCAG GGTACACGTGCTGCTCTTTATTCTAATGACCGGGAGTCCATCTCCGTTACCGTGCAAGAAGTAACTCCCAGAGCTGTTGGAGCACTGGTGGCACTCTATGAACGTGCAGTTGGGATTTATGCTTCTCTAGTTAACATCAATGCCTATCATCAGCCTG GTGTTGAGGCAGGAAAAAAGGCAGCAGGAGAGGTATTGGCACTTCAGAAGAGGGTGCTGACTGTCATGAATGAAGCCAG CTGCAAAGACCCTGCTGAACCATTGACTCTGGAACAAATCGCAGATCGCTGTCATTGCCCAGAAGAT ATTGAGATGATATACAAAATTATTCAGCACATGGCAGCAAATGATAGAGCGCTTATAGCAGAAGGCAGCTGTGGTTCTCCTCGAAGCGTCAAGGTTTATCTTGGCGAATGCAATGTAGACGACCTATGA